The following DNA comes from Erigeron canadensis isolate Cc75 chromosome 3, C_canadensis_v1, whole genome shotgun sequence.
AACCGGTTAAAGCCTTAAACACTGGAACAAACACCAATGCCCCTAGTCCCACTCCAAATACAAGTTGCCCACGTGGAGCCATTTGTTCGGAAGCCAAAACATCATCTGTATTCCGTCCTTTAGCATCAAGTTCACTGAATgaatatataacaaaagaaaTTGTTCAATCTATGTGCATAAGTTATAATCTATCACTTCGGTGGTGTTTGATTTCCAGTCATGAATCGTTTTGGGCATGGTTGTGACCACAACGTGGATAGGGATTGGATGTGGATCTCTAGATATATCTAGATTTAATGCTTTTGGTGGGTTTCAAGGGTATCAATTTCATTCCCATAAACCAAAAAGACCTgtcttttttagttttggtttCCTTTTCTTCATGTCTGAGTTCCCCTATACAAGAAAATTACAATGATTGCCTCGGGACATAGTTTATGGGAAAATTACATGATATTTGACTTTTGTAGCAAACAAACAGACTGCTATTCTCgtgaaaagaagaaaatattatgttatacATACTTTCCATATGGCGATGGTTCTTTTGCATTTCTATCTTCGACAGTATTTTCAAGAATCACTAATTATTGCAATCTATGGCGCTTTATTTTGCAGTTTTGCTAAATATTATGAACCTAAAGTCATGTATGaatataaaacattattttgCGATTTGACGAAATGTCTTAAGTCCCCATTGAAGGAATCTTGTACACCCAAAAATATACCATCATCAAACTTTTGAGTCATAGGAACAGGTAAGAAGGTAAATTAACTTGCAAGCTTtccataaaagaaaatattgcaACTTCTAAATTATATTCGAATTTGAAAATATATTGCAGTTTATGAAGCAGAGGGTTCCTTTGTAAACCAATATCCTAACAACACATAATCTTAGGTACCTTGAGAAGGACATGAGGGCCAACGGAACTGCAAGGGAAACCACACTAGGCACAAATAAGCTCTGTAACAACAGAAATAGCATCAACATTAGTTCTTTGTGTATGACAGCCAATTAACTGCACATTTTACAGAATAATGAGGAAATCAAGCAAACAATACCGTCATGGTTGGCAATGTGGATATTTGGCCATGTATCCAAAGCATAGTAGTCGTTACATCACCAATAGGAGTCCATGCTCCACCAGCATTTGCTGCTATTACAACTACCGCACCAAGTAACCTATCAAATGCTACAATTATTAGATTGTGCACAAAATCATCCAAAAGTATCATAGAATGTAAACCTCAATTATAGATGGTATTTGGACTAATTAAGGACCACATAATGACCTACATGGTTCTATTCGGTTGACCTAGGTATCCGACCCGCTTTGCATGCAGACTAATCCCATGGGCCATCACAGGCGACCACTCGCTTTGTGGGTAGCCTAGAGTCATCGCAGGTGAACCAACATGGCCACAAGGGGGTCGATTTTTTAGCTCATAGGATTCAAACTTGAGACCTCTAAGTATTTTTGCCCTCAAAGAGCAAGCTTTCATCACTAGACCACCACTCTTGTGGTTATAATCTACATGTTCTTACACTAATAGAAGAATGAAATACAAAACTTGTTTTTATCAAAATGACGACTTGAACTTGTGCAGTAGTTTACTTTGGTAACACAAAGTGAAATACTTATTGTTTTGTTACAACTACATACTTTCGGTATTCTGATGGCGGAACCAGTTTCCTCAATAATGAAACCATGACTATTGTAGATGTGAGGTTGTCAAGCACAGAGCTCAGGAAGAATGTCACAAAACCAACCTGAAATAATCATCAATACcataagaaaagaaattaatagTCTATTATGAGTCCTATGACTTTTGTAACTGTATAAATATCCAACTTGGTCACTAACCACCCAAAGAAGAGAGCGTGGCTTGCGAGTTGTAATATTATCAGTAACCAGCTTAAATCCTTGATGCGCATCAACTATTTCCACTATAGTCATCGCACCAAGCAAAAAGAACACAATTTCACTGACTTCTGCTGATGCATGTGTTAACTCTGCTACAGCTATGTCTGTTGAGGGGGCCTGCAAAAAAAAATATCGGCGATTGTTGGACAGCAAATATATTTTCTTgcaacaatatatttatgtaagagctagatttaaaaaagaaaaaattttataaactacATTGAATGTTATAATCAATgacaataataaaatttttaactgAGAGAGTTATCGTCATACCCCAATGCTACGAATAACCCACAAGCTCACTGCCATTAGTAAACCAACTCCACTTTTATTGAAGGCAAGTGACTCTTCAAATATTATACCAGCATATCCTAAACCAAACAACAATGCCATTGCAAGATCCTGCACCAATATGCATAATTGAGCTAACCAATTAATACTAACCATAGGTTTATGCCAATCATCATATTTATGAAACAGTAAAAACCTGGTTTTCAGCCACCCAAGAATGATTAATTGCAACTGCCCCTGTTGCTGCTGCTCCAAAAATTGCCAAAGCTTTCAATATATCAGTTTTTGGTTGGTAAGTATCTTCATAATCTTGTGAACTTGTTTCATCCACTGAACATAAAGGATCACAAGATCCAGATGATGTAACATCCTAATGTTGAAAATTAACAATCTTAAGGATATTGCTAAAAACAAGATTCCATATTCATCAAGAATTCATTGATATGTCACAGCAAACAGCATAGGTATTCTTGAACGGATTTTAACAATGAAACTAGTCCCCACAAGGGTTATAGTGGCGCCTTCCGAAGAGGAGAAAAATCAAATTATAGTGTCAACCATCCATTTTTATCGATATGTAGTACCAAACAATCATTCCCACATGTATTTTAATACAAATTTCAAATAAATCCAAATTCTAATATCAAGCATCCATTTTTAAGCTACTATATGGTAAAAACGTTTTTAAAATAGTATTATATCATCAATATGtatcaacaaacaactaatttcCCGCAAAAGTTAAGTACAAGCTTCATACTAAAATCAAATTCTAATGCTAAGCATCCATTTTTTAGCTACTAAAAGATAAACCGCAGTGCggaaaattataatataagtaCTATCTCATCCATATGTTACAATAAACAATCATGCCCACAATTGTTTTAATACAACCGCCacattatatcaaattataacGTCAAGCACTTATATTTGAAACTAATGCATAAAGTGTACTAAACTATGCCCACTATGAGATTGTGTATCAAACTCTAAAAACCCTTATTCCCAATCTCTATTGTAGGTATCCAACTTTGCCGGTTTTGCTATTGTGTgtctctttttttaaaaaatgactgGTTACTTGCTACCCAGGTAAGTAAGTACATCTAGcatgaaaaaacaaaagttaaataCACACctactgcccaattggatgtcccTGTGGTGTCTCTAATGCTAACTACTAAGTACTAActcgttgttaaaaaaaatacacacgATAGAGGTTTTTAGTGTCGATACATCCGATAGCAAAACGGGTAAAATTTATGCACTAATCCCTTCATTTTAAGCTACTAAATAACAAACCCAAATAGaaaaattcattaaattaacaataaaataGATCAAgtacaaaaaatttaaagaaaaatgagaCCTGAAATTGGTTATCTGAATTGGGTTTTGGAGGTGGAGGTTGAACTGAAGATGGGTTTCCTGTTCCACCACGTGCCTTGTCTTCTGCACGTGCCAAAACTCCATTTCTGCGCAAAAAGTTTGAAGCTTTGGGTGTTAAAAGAAGTGAAGATGAAGGTAAGGATATGATGGGGGAGTGTTTCTTGAATTGAGGATCAAGAGATAGTGACAAGTGGTGAGTTCTAAATGGTAGAAGTGTTGTAGACATCTAAAATGGCTATATATTAGCCGGCGGATATGGCGGTGGACGGTGGCGGAATGTGGTGGTTGGGGAGGTGGGTTGGGCTTGGGCTTTGGGATGATCGGATAGTGAAGATTTAAGACACAAAAATCTTGTTTGTaatgtatcttttgtaagtaTAATGTACAAGTGTCAATGCATATTGTATGACTCTTTGAAAATGTTTTGAGCACAAAAAGGTACTTACAAGTTACAAGCACACTAGAACTATGAGAAATTGAAAGTGTAGATCAAGGTTGAAAAAATCGGCCTATTGagaatttcttaaaaaaaagataaaacattTTCAAGATTGATTAGTGGCAAGACATCTCGTAATGGTTCATTAGTATCTTATTAGTTAACATCTTCGGTttagtttatttcaaaaaaaattgacaTTTTGAGTGACGAAATAAAAAGTCTAGAAAAAAATACTGAGAAAATCGTTTAGGCGCTCCGTGTCAAAACAAATGCTTACTTCGGCTCGTTTACCCGTTTACAAAGAAATAGCTGTAAGATGATAACATGTCATAAAGGTCTCTGGAAAGGTTAAAAGTTGAACCTCACTAGATAAACATCATAATTAAGATGGCAAGGGAAAATGTATAGGAAACGAGCCCACGACCATGAAAATACTAATTCGTTAAGATTTGACTTTCTCCAAGTGGCCTCAGCAAGTATCTCTCCCCGTTTACATGTTTTGTATTAAAAAACATTTGTTTGGATCAATCAAatgttttttataaacaaaagtcTAATGATGCTTGTATGCAAAAATAACTCAATGAACCAAGTTTCTTCAAAGAAAACTTAAGAGCTAACATGGTCATAATGGAAACATCTTTATTGACTCGGCAGATATGAAGATGATACGTATATAGAAACCGGTCATAGTTGTGTCAGATATGCCCATCATTTATCTCAAGACATGTTAAGTCTTGTTCCCGGGTAATACTACTTAATGGCTTATAGAATCTGCTATTGACCAAAACCAAGCTTTTTAAAATAACGTCTAACTTATTgcttttttatggattttgatGATGCAAATACAGCCATATAGGCATAACAATGGTTAAATTTTAGCTAAAATCATATTCTACCACCAGGACATATCGAGTATCCCACAAGTAACAGAAACCGGCCATATGCCTATATAAGACTAATCTATTTATATGATCTCTTGGTAGTGAAGGGATGCCTATAGAGAAATAGCAATAATGCATATGAAGTCAGAGTTATTTAGGAAAAAGAAACTGAGTTTATGACCTTTGACTTTTATGAGCATGTGAAATTAGAGATGACTTATAGTAAACTTGCTTtatcaacatatataatatgaGATGACTGGTTTTGGGAGAGTCAATGTATAAAAAAATCTATAGTTTTGTATTACCAAGTACTTCAAAACTATactttctggaaaaaaaaatatggatgtTATTCGTGTGTTCTAGGGCCAAGTTTCCTTTGTTAGATATATGGTTATATGGGAAAAATAAGCGGGTTAATTAATGGGTCAAAATAGGTAAAGTGAGGGTCGAATTGAACCTGGCTAGGACTTGAGTCATTTTTAGACCATACCATACGGCTTCGTGTACTTTAACtaatatttcatttaaaattgCCCATTCGACTCCGTTACAAAGAAATACTATAACCATCTTTAACTCATCCTTACATGTATAGGTTGAAATTGCCCCACTTATTCATGAAATTTCCTAATGTTAATTCTGTCTTTAACATTTAGTATAGATAGGGAACATCATCAGATATAATATCACTTGTCGACCTTCTTTACATCATCTGCGTTTCTGAAAATAGACTCATAAGTCAGATAACTGAATGATCTTTCGTGGTTGTTCTTCCACTCGTGATCcattcaaaacatatttaaaaatgtcAAGTTTCTTAGCTAATAACACCATTGGCATCACTGATACATACATCTTGCAGCCACATGCGGATAATGAACAGGTATCATAGTACTCGCTAGCTAGTTTTGacaatatatgtttaatgtgtCACAGTCGGTGCATTCGGTAGAGTATCCCGTATGCTGAATTCCTGTTGTAGAAAGTGTCTCATATA
Coding sequences within:
- the LOC122592704 gene encoding sodium/proton antiporter 1 — its product is MSTTLLPFRTHHLSLSLDPQFKKHSPIISLPSSSLLLTPKASNFLRRNGVLARAEDKARGGTGNPSSVQPPPPKPNSDNQFQDVTSSGSCDPLCSVDETSSQDYEDTYQPKTDILKALAIFGAAATGAVAINHSWVAENQDLAMALLFGLGYAGIIFEESLAFNKSGVGLLMAVSLWVIRSIGAPSTDIAVAELTHASAEVSEIVFFLLGAMTIVEIVDAHQGFKLVTDNITTRKPRSLLWVVGFVTFFLSSVLDNLTSTIVMVSLLRKLVPPSEYRKLLGAVVVIAANAGGAWTPIGDVTTTMLWIHGQISTLPTMTSLFVPSVVSLAVPLALMSFSSELDAKGRNTDDVLASEQMAPRGQLVFGVGLGALVFVPVFKALTGLPPYLGMLFGLGVLWILTDAIHYGESERQRLKVPQALSRIDTQGALFFLGILLSVSSLEAAGILREIANYLDSHIPSSELIASAIGVVSAIIDNVPLVAAAMGMYDLSSYPQDSQFWQLVAFCAGTGGSMLVIGSAAGVALMGMEKIDFFWYFRKASGFAFAGYAAGIATYLATQNLHFSPTTVAASLPFISGS